One Prolixibacteraceae bacterium DNA segment encodes these proteins:
- a CDS encoding alpha-ribazole phosphatase family protein — protein MKITIVRHTPPEVKEGVCYGQTDLHVDPTFKSHLDQIQSMITTDENTHFFTSPLTRCKVLCKAIAGADAEIVEDDRLMELDFGSWENKKWSNIPADQMQEWGKDYLNSKVHGGESMIDLNERVTAWWNELIEKHYNEEDEDTNIVIFTHAGVIRSVLHILLEMPLKKAFSLVVNYGGMVEIKMLDKQNAQIEFKR, from the coding sequence ATGAAAATAACGATTGTAAGACACACCCCACCAGAGGTGAAAGAGGGAGTATGTTATGGACAGACGGATCTTCACGTAGACCCTACATTCAAGAGTCACCTAGATCAAATTCAGTCCATGATTACCACAGACGAAAACACCCACTTCTTCACCAGTCCCCTGACTCGTTGTAAAGTGTTATGCAAAGCCATTGCTGGGGCCGATGCAGAGATCGTAGAAGACGATCGTTTGATGGAGCTTGATTTCGGCTCTTGGGAAAACAAAAAATGGAGCAACATTCCTGCGGATCAAATGCAAGAGTGGGGAAAAGACTATCTGAATAGCAAGGTGCATGGAGGAGAATCCATGATAGATCTAAACGAAAGAGTCACTGCATGGTGGAATGAATTGATCGAAAAACATTATAACGAAGAGGACGAAGACACAAACATTGTCATTTTTACTCACGCTGGAGTGATTCGCTCCGTTCTTCATATTCTACTGGAGATGCCTCTAAAAAAAGCATTCTCACTTGTAGTTAATTATGGTGGTATGGTCGAGATAAAAATGCTGGACAAACAGAATGCACAAATTGAATTTAAAAGATAA
- a CDS encoding HYR domain-containing protein yields MKTIFRSLLLILLLCFHFEGKAQLSKKHYIPPFYGNVSIDDHVRFNEKARYDKEFAKKNIADGYDSMGYFTIYLSTNETTPFDVIIRGGDGTVLKTIKGLSSSNSDIYKVPTLIYEFLKKESLSQPLFVKKNDRGKVLQNKGLILEGDHEFFVNLRIVTRAQGASLTSKGMIAAGTHFFAGFMRSVFSPYNNNNSHFISMIALENNTELTISDRDFNWFTRNQNSLDGWTNLGGNKYSRLFNKGETITLGYDASNYRGSYNYGDEFDAPNGTEIESTKPIVVNTGSWASSTYNDTRRDIGFDQIVPSNIVGSEYILVRGQGNVCTDKRLNWKDRELGDKTKHGENVMVIATEANTEVKFYNNKGKPFKTHHFDNKGDACFFDFEIYGRKKTSLRQSVYFTSTKPVYVYQTMTGSSTAPQTNGMSFIPPLKCTSDYKVTIPLARAAEGEGRNKDQRLNTVIKGSTKSKSLRIRNSSSEVDPADITYYNIGGVDNWFAFSYNIDKNDDYVIENINMDPINVALYGESGNVGSAGYYSGFGTRPLTVPELAVDGAVESCGTNTRIVVANNQPGWRYRWYKNESVIAGAEDPSYTTTGSGFYAVEAILDCDGKASKTYPSDPIFLSPCLSVEASKSAQEGERLDVHVSLSESIPVDVSYDLELVTTTGEGSAQRTKDFQVIGTLTGLTIPANQTTKTISFDLIDDAMREPDETFAIRVTRCSVAKVNIGTCLVTIKDNDLNRPTFTMELEDDAWKDGINEDGSEGKDITVKIRLAEKSGYAISVDYAFVDKTAKRGEDYQAIDGTLSFAPEEQEKEIHFRVLNDALYDVESSETFGIRLSNVVEASLSAMREKQVSIVDDERKPQFYVTSSSVLTAREGEPLQIRYRLEYPMDTTYISHYATETSSDEGFATAGADYVAIARRSFTIPKGATEGTAEVTTLEDGLKEPQEKLYFTFDDSPLAQVNDRKVSLFIIDTDAKPQLTFASEVKGKEGDIITVTLTLTSAVDQDVAVQVRYLDGTAKKGEDYRVSTTSLTIPRGTTSATFTIPTIQDTEEEGDEMFYASVATTSSLVELPNANFTTVIEDDDSTPVARDDYKSIDEGKSLSFSFAENDSPGDIPIQGYKIVSYDFPDSEIEFDRKTGNFKYTPSAHYSGTHTLTYYFFDADGDRTRNATVTVTVKEVDDVPVAIDDMYTISERTSLDYHKLSANVLANDEETGDGVTVSLVEDVRHGTLKLNSDGTFEYEPDAQFFSTYALSPTIPHENFTYKITDQKQSNQTSTAKCQVSVRYYNNFRPKVVDDHISTNDKTPVSIDPLQNDIDRDGVVTIDKESFAIVSKSGAAAVSYEKGLLKITPVDGVEETVVVEYQIKDLAFDGQLSKTSNVGRITIVISRTNRIPVAVCGTVRDFYLSKSGNPVLEARLLDNGSTDPDGDDLDFKIESSLWGSQSSVVLNCDYLGVDIPVTLVVTDTNGASSRCSTHITVKDTITPKLDGFVQEDLTYSIPKGATAREVFYNTPMYLDNCGGRILPTRTSGAASGSSFGIGSHLILFEASDASGNRGKEISFTIHIMELTPKLSIEKSSRVLCEGESCELGVDIKGGIGNTTIAFYLDGLLFPDVIFSKNAKGVYSALWLHLPKGDHQIKVKVTDESGTISESDSLPIDVKGKPNSLKIKED; encoded by the coding sequence ATGAAGACTATATTTCGTTCACTTTTATTGATACTACTTCTATGTTTTCATTTTGAAGGGAAAGCACAACTGTCTAAAAAACACTATATTCCTCCTTTTTATGGTAATGTTTCTATTGATGATCATGTTAGATTTAACGAAAAAGCTAGATATGATAAAGAGTTCGCTAAAAAGAATATTGCAGATGGATATGATTCTATGGGGTACTTTACCATCTATTTATCTACTAACGAGACTACTCCATTTGATGTAATCATTCGTGGTGGAGATGGAACCGTTTTAAAAACAATTAAAGGACTTTCTTCTAGTAATTCTGATATTTATAAGGTGCCTACCTTGATATATGAGTTTTTGAAAAAAGAATCTCTAAGTCAGCCTCTTTTTGTCAAGAAAAACGATCGTGGAAAGGTATTACAAAATAAAGGGTTGATTCTAGAAGGGGATCATGAGTTTTTTGTGAACTTGCGTATTGTTACTAGAGCTCAAGGAGCAAGTCTTACTTCAAAAGGAATGATTGCAGCAGGAACTCATTTCTTTGCAGGTTTTATGAGATCTGTCTTTTCTCCATATAACAATAATAACTCTCATTTTATCTCCATGATTGCATTGGAGAATAACACCGAATTGACAATATCTGATAGAGATTTTAATTGGTTTACTAGAAATCAAAACAGTTTAGATGGTTGGACAAATTTAGGGGGAAATAAGTATTCTCGCCTTTTTAATAAAGGAGAGACCATTACTTTGGGGTATGATGCCAGTAATTATCGTGGTAGTTACAATTATGGTGATGAGTTTGATGCTCCCAATGGAACAGAGATTGAGAGTACCAAGCCTATTGTCGTGAATACCGGATCATGGGCATCTAGTACCTATAATGATACACGACGAGATATCGGATTTGACCAAATTGTTCCATCTAATATTGTTGGATCTGAGTATATCTTGGTTCGTGGCCAGGGGAATGTATGTACAGATAAAAGATTGAATTGGAAAGATAGAGAGCTTGGGGATAAAACAAAACATGGTGAAAACGTGATGGTTATAGCCACGGAAGCCAATACTGAAGTAAAATTCTATAATAATAAAGGGAAACCTTTTAAAACACATCATTTTGATAATAAAGGAGATGCCTGTTTTTTCGATTTTGAGATATATGGAAGAAAAAAGACAAGTTTAAGACAATCAGTCTACTTCACATCCACCAAACCTGTATATGTATACCAAACGATGACAGGGTCTAGTACGGCTCCACAGACCAATGGAATGAGTTTTATCCCGCCATTAAAGTGTACTTCTGACTATAAAGTTACTATCCCACTTGCCCGAGCGGCAGAAGGAGAAGGAAGAAATAAGGATCAAAGACTAAATACTGTAATTAAAGGTTCCACAAAAAGTAAATCCTTGCGTATTCGTAATTCCTCTTCAGAGGTGGATCCTGCGGATATCACGTATTATAATATTGGGGGGGTAGACAATTGGTTTGCTTTCTCTTATAATATCGACAAGAATGACGATTATGTAATCGAGAATATTAATATGGATCCTATTAATGTGGCACTATATGGGGAGAGTGGGAATGTTGGTTCTGCCGGTTATTATTCTGGATTTGGTACACGCCCCCTTACGGTGCCAGAACTTGCAGTAGATGGGGCGGTGGAAAGCTGTGGTACCAATACACGCATTGTCGTTGCAAACAACCAGCCTGGATGGCGTTATCGTTGGTATAAGAATGAGTCTGTTATTGCTGGAGCTGAAGATCCTAGTTATACAACCACGGGGAGTGGCTTCTATGCTGTAGAGGCTATCTTAGATTGTGATGGGAAGGCTTCTAAAACATATCCTTCAGATCCTATATTTTTGTCTCCTTGTTTGAGTGTTGAGGCCTCTAAGAGTGCACAAGAGGGGGAGCGGTTGGATGTCCATGTCTCTCTTTCTGAGTCGATTCCTGTAGATGTCTCTTATGACTTAGAGTTGGTGACTACTACCGGAGAGGGATCTGCTCAAAGAACAAAAGATTTTCAAGTGATCGGAACGCTTACTGGGCTAACGATTCCTGCAAATCAAACAACCAAGACCATCTCATTTGACTTGATAGACGACGCAATGCGAGAGCCTGATGAGACTTTTGCCATACGTGTTACCCGATGCTCTGTTGCCAAGGTTAATATTGGAACCTGTTTGGTGACCATCAAAGATAATGATCTAAATAGACCCACTTTTACGATGGAATTAGAGGATGATGCTTGGAAAGATGGGATTAATGAAGATGGCTCAGAAGGTAAAGATATTACTGTGAAAATACGGCTTGCAGAGAAGAGTGGGTATGCTATATCAGTAGACTATGCCTTTGTAGACAAAACTGCAAAACGTGGAGAAGACTACCAAGCGATAGATGGGACACTCTCTTTTGCTCCAGAAGAACAAGAGAAAGAGATTCACTTCAGAGTATTAAATGATGCGCTTTATGATGTGGAGTCTTCTGAGACGTTTGGAATACGTCTATCTAATGTGGTAGAAGCTTCTTTGTCTGCGATGAGAGAAAAGCAGGTTTCTATTGTCGATGATGAAAGAAAACCTCAGTTTTATGTGACATCAAGTAGTGTGCTGACTGCAAGGGAGGGAGAACCTTTACAAATTAGATATCGCCTAGAATATCCGATGGATACGACCTATATTAGCCATTATGCAACAGAGACCTCTTCGGACGAGGGTTTTGCAACCGCTGGCGCTGATTATGTTGCCATTGCGAGAAGATCCTTTACAATTCCTAAGGGTGCCACGGAAGGAACTGCAGAAGTAACAACTCTTGAAGATGGCCTAAAAGAGCCGCAGGAGAAGCTATATTTTACTTTTGATGACAGTCCTTTGGCCCAAGTGAATGATCGTAAAGTGTCACTGTTTATTATTGATACAGATGCCAAACCGCAATTAACTTTTGCCTCCGAAGTGAAGGGAAAAGAGGGGGATATTATTACAGTGACTCTCACTTTAACTTCCGCTGTAGATCAAGATGTGGCAGTACAAGTTCGATATTTAGATGGCACAGCCAAAAAAGGTGAGGATTATAGAGTTTCTACCACCTCATTAACGATTCCTAGAGGGACTACTTCTGCCACTTTTACGATTCCAACAATACAGGATACAGAAGAGGAGGGTGATGAGATGTTTTATGCAAGTGTTGCAACCACAAGTTCTTTGGTTGAACTACCCAATGCAAACTTTACAACCGTCATTGAAGATGACGATTCGACACCTGTCGCGCGTGATGATTATAAAAGTATAGATGAGGGAAAAAGTCTAAGCTTCTCCTTTGCTGAAAATGATTCTCCAGGAGATATCCCAATTCAGGGTTATAAAATTGTAAGCTATGATTTCCCTGATTCTGAAATAGAATTTGATCGGAAGACTGGAAATTTCAAGTATACCCCTTCAGCTCACTATTCTGGTACCCACACTTTGACGTACTATTTCTTTGATGCGGATGGGGATCGCACTCGCAATGCTACAGTAACTGTTACAGTAAAAGAAGTCGATGATGTTCCTGTAGCTATTGATGATATGTATACTATTTCAGAACGAACTTCACTAGATTATCATAAATTATCTGCAAATGTTTTAGCTAATGATGAAGAAACTGGGGATGGGGTGACAGTATCCTTGGTGGAGGATGTTCGTCATGGGACTTTAAAATTAAATTCAGATGGAACTTTTGAATATGAACCAGATGCACAGTTTTTTTCTACATATGCTTTGAGTCCTACAATCCCACATGAAAACTTTACCTACAAAATAACCGATCAAAAACAGTCCAACCAAACTTCGACAGCCAAGTGTCAGGTCTCTGTGCGTTATTATAATAACTTTAGACCAAAGGTGGTGGATGATCATATAAGTACAAATGACAAGACACCAGTTTCCATCGATCCTCTACAAAATGATATAGATCGAGATGGAGTGGTTACAATAGATAAAGAGAGTTTTGCAATTGTGTCCAAAAGTGGTGCTGCAGCTGTATCTTATGAAAAAGGACTGTTGAAGATAACCCCTGTAGATGGTGTCGAAGAGACTGTGGTTGTGGAATATCAAATTAAAGACTTGGCTTTCGATGGACAGCTATCTAAAACCTCTAATGTAGGAAGGATAACGATTGTTATTAGTAGAACCAATAGAATCCCTGTGGCTGTTTGTGGGACTGTCCGTGATTTCTATTTATCGAAAAGCGGAAATCCTGTCTTAGAGGCAAGGTTGTTAGATAATGGTTCTACTGATCCGGATGGAGATGACCTTGACTTTAAGATAGAATCTAGTCTATGGGGATCGCAAAGCAGTGTGGTATTAAATTGTGACTATTTGGGAGTGGATATTCCTGTTACCTTGGTTGTCACTGATACCAACGGAGCAAGTAGTCGTTGCTCTACTCATATTACTGTTAAGGATACCATTACCCCAAAATTAGATGGGTTTGTACAAGAGGATCTTACCTATAGTATTCCCAAAGGGGCCACTGCAAGGGAAGTTTTCTATAATACCCCAATGTATTTAGATAATTGTGGTGGTCGAATACTACCGACAAGAACTTCTGGAGCTGCTAGTGGAAGTAGCTTCGGTATCGGATCCCAC
- the cobT gene encoding nicotinate-nucleotide--dimethylbenzimidazole phosphoribosyltransferase, with protein sequence MKPSNLNISPVSKEMANALREKLDQKAKPIRSLGKMEDIALRIGLIQNTLTPQLNKPTMFTVASDHHVCEEGVSPCPTKMTWQQCLNFLELGGGIGLFCKMYGFDLKVVDAGVDFDFAPHPRLINAKVRKGSRNILHEHAMTMKECMEAIENGRKMVRESAKEGVNVVGFGEMGIGNTTPASALLSIFTKTDIKDCVGPGSGLDSNGVSHKANVITQAFEKHGISEDPIENLARFGGLEIATICGGMLEAAAQKMVIITDGFITTSALLVASEIYKEVLDYAFFSHQSDEQGHCLMIDHMQGEPILNMSFRLGEGTGAACCYPIIKGSVTMLNEMTTFEEAQVFNTATAKVAAFESH encoded by the coding sequence ATGAAACCTAGCAACTTAAATATCAGCCCTGTCTCTAAAGAGATGGCAAATGCGCTTCGAGAGAAGCTTGATCAAAAAGCAAAGCCTATCCGTTCTCTTGGAAAGATGGAAGATATTGCATTGCGCATTGGATTGATCCAAAACACTCTGACTCCTCAACTGAATAAACCAACCATGTTTACGGTTGCTTCCGACCATCATGTGTGTGAAGAGGGTGTGAGTCCATGCCCCACAAAGATGACCTGGCAACAGTGTTTAAATTTCCTTGAACTAGGGGGTGGTATTGGTCTTTTTTGTAAGATGTATGGGTTCGATCTAAAAGTGGTGGACGCTGGAGTAGATTTCGATTTCGCCCCACACCCTAGATTGATTAATGCAAAAGTAAGAAAAGGATCTCGCAACATTCTTCATGAACATGCTATGACGATGAAGGAGTGTATGGAAGCCATCGAGAATGGAAGAAAAATGGTCAGAGAGTCTGCCAAAGAGGGGGTCAATGTCGTAGGATTTGGGGAGATGGGAATCGGAAATACCACCCCAGCCTCTGCCCTACTGTCGATCTTTACAAAGACAGACATCAAGGATTGTGTAGGACCTGGATCTGGATTAGATTCTAATGGGGTTTCGCACAAAGCCAATGTGATTACACAAGCATTCGAGAAACATGGTATCTCAGAAGATCCAATAGAGAACCTTGCTCGCTTTGGGGGTCTAGAGATCGCTACAATATGTGGAGGAATGCTTGAGGCAGCAGCACAAAAGATGGTGATTATTACCGATGGATTTATTACGACCTCAGCACTACTGGTTGCTTCAGAAATATATAAAGAGGTTTTAGACTATGCTTTTTTCTCCCATCAATCGGATGAGCAGGGACACTGCCTCATGATTGATCATATGCAAGGAGAGCCAATCCTAAATATGTCATTCCGTTTGGGAGAAGGTACAGGTGCCGCATGTTGTTACCCTATAATAAAAGGTTCGGTGACCATGTTGAACGAGATGACCACCTTCGAAGAGGCACAGGTTTTTAATACCGCAACTGCGAAGGTAGCTGCTTTTGAAAGTCATTAA
- the cbiB gene encoding adenosylcobinamide-phosphate synthase CbiB, translating into MMNIDIIPVIIPIMALLLDYALGDPTGIPHPIVSFGKAISWGEKRWNRGKNRVLKGGAMIIGYSAILFILLFTISTLLKVYCPWGYLIFATYFVWMGIANRTLVKEGKAVIKRLDNEGLKAGQEQLARIVGRDTSVLSEQEIRLATLETLSENLSDGVVAPLFWYALLGVPGIMGYKLINTFDSMVGYKNHRYLRFGRIPAQLDDIVNYIPARITAFLMYLTCGKTKVAKSIRKYAKAHASPNAGYPESALAGILQCQFGGPHEYGGVMVDKPFIGDTHKKITTKDLEITCRVNHTVFCMTISIIIVLEILKITLL; encoded by the coding sequence ATGATGAACATTGATATCATTCCTGTGATCATTCCTATCATGGCGTTGCTACTAGACTACGCACTAGGAGATCCTACTGGAATACCTCACCCTATCGTATCCTTTGGTAAAGCCATCTCTTGGGGAGAGAAGCGATGGAATAGAGGTAAAAATAGAGTATTGAAAGGGGGTGCCATGATTATAGGCTATTCCGCTATCTTATTTATTCTTTTGTTTACGATCTCTACGCTTCTGAAAGTCTATTGTCCTTGGGGTTATCTGATCTTTGCCACCTATTTCGTATGGATGGGGATAGCAAATAGAACCCTAGTAAAGGAGGGCAAAGCAGTCATTAAAAGACTAGACAACGAAGGGCTAAAGGCAGGACAAGAGCAATTAGCACGAATTGTAGGAAGAGACACATCCGTTCTTTCCGAACAAGAGATACGTCTTGCAACGCTAGAGACGCTCTCTGAAAATCTGAGTGATGGTGTGGTAGCCCCACTATTTTGGTACGCACTGCTTGGAGTACCTGGTATTATGGGATATAAACTGATTAACACCTTTGATTCGATGGTAGGATACAAAAACCATCGATATCTTCGTTTTGGACGTATTCCTGCCCAACTAGACGATATTGTAAATTATATACCAGCCCGCATCACCGCCTTTCTCATGTACCTAACGTGTGGCAAAACCAAGGTAGCCAAATCGATAAGGAAATATGCAAAGGCACATGCAAGTCCCAATGCAGGGTATCCTGAATCTGCCCTTGCTGGGATCCTTCAATGCCAATTTGGTGGACCCCATGAATATGGAGGAGTCATGGTAGACAAACCATTTATTGGAGACACTCATAAAAAGATCACAACCAAAGATTTAGAGATAACTTGCCGTGTGAATCACACTGTTTTTTGCATGACAATATCAATCATTATAGTTCTTGAAATTTTAAAGATAACCCTATTATGA
- a CDS encoding aminotransferase class I/II-fold pyridoxal phosphate-dependent enzyme encodes MHYGHGDDSYRFEKEIVANHSTNIWPKGPSNDLLKHLQQNLHLIGSYPECFSESLTQKLSVENKVPIVNIGVFNGIAEAIYLIAQSYRSCRSMIVTPTFSEYEDATSKYSHQITYIDENSCIENTICGQDIVWICNPNNPTGKLYPQDILSQWIDRHPNTLFVIDEAYMDLVYPSHSLVEKVPACKNLIVMHSLTKNYAIPGLRLGVVYASQEILERLHEFRPPWSVNSIAIEAGKYLVDHPPYDKNQLQEYLEESKRLQQLLKRIDGISLIEGETGFFTLKTPIKSDKLKSLLITKYGILVRDASNFRGLSPYHIRIASLNRTKNLRLIQSLTEILDNDEH; translated from the coding sequence ATGCATTACGGTCACGGAGACGATAGTTATCGATTCGAAAAGGAGATTGTTGCCAACCATAGCACCAATATTTGGCCCAAAGGACCATCGAACGATCTCTTAAAACACCTTCAGCAAAACTTACATCTCATAGGGAGTTATCCCGAATGTTTTTCGGAGAGTCTGACTCAGAAATTGTCAGTAGAAAACAAAGTACCGATAGTGAATATTGGGGTGTTTAATGGTATCGCTGAAGCAATATACCTTATTGCTCAAAGCTACAGATCATGTCGGTCGATGATCGTGACTCCCACATTTTCTGAGTATGAAGATGCGACATCCAAATATTCTCACCAGATTACCTATATAGACGAGAATTCTTGCATAGAGAATACGATCTGTGGGCAAGATATTGTATGGATATGCAATCCAAACAATCCCACTGGAAAACTATATCCACAAGATATTTTATCCCAATGGATTGATCGCCATCCTAATACTCTCTTTGTGATAGATGAGGCTTATATGGATCTTGTCTATCCTTCACACTCCTTGGTAGAGAAGGTGCCAGCGTGCAAAAATCTAATTGTAATGCATAGTTTGACTAAGAATTATGCCATCCCAGGATTACGCTTAGGGGTGGTTTATGCATCCCAGGAGATATTAGAGCGGTTGCATGAGTTTCGTCCCCCATGGAGTGTCAATAGTATTGCAATAGAAGCTGGAAAATATCTAGTGGATCATCCGCCGTATGATAAGAATCAACTTCAAGAGTATCTTGAAGAGAGCAAGCGACTACAGCAGTTACTGAAACGGATCGATGGAATCAGCTTAATAGAGGGAGAGACAGGTTTCTTTACCCTAAAGACCCCTATAAAAAGCGATAAATTAAAATCTCTACTCATCACGAAATATGGTATTTTGGTTCGAGATGCATCCAATTTTAGAGGACTAAGCCCCTATCATATTCGGATCGCATCCCTGAATCGAACAAAGAACCTAAGATTAATCCAATCATTAACAGAAATACTAGATAATGATGAACATTGA
- a CDS encoding adenosylcobinamide-GDP ribazoletransferase has protein sequence MIKTELYRFLTVLSYFTRIPVPNYPYNPTHLSRGTRYFPFVGLIVGTIAALVVAIVTQIGLSHALAILLSMIVSIWVTGAFHEDGFADVCDGFGGGWTKEKILTIMKDSAIGAYGAIGIMLLLALKFLLLRDLNPSTLLPILIMGHTWSRFSSVAIIYTSIYTRMDDSSKSKPLRENRISIKELLIAFSFTLIPCIFVPWQMVLSMTILPFITSWLCRRFFYKWIGGYTGDCLGANQQLVEIAIYLSAVLFQTI, from the coding sequence ATGATTAAAACAGAGCTTTATCGCTTTCTTACTGTGTTATCCTATTTTACAAGAATACCAGTACCGAATTATCCATATAATCCAACCCACCTCTCTAGAGGGACAAGATATTTCCCATTTGTAGGTCTTATTGTTGGAACTATCGCGGCTTTGGTGGTCGCAATAGTGACCCAAATAGGACTAAGCCACGCTTTGGCTATACTTCTGAGTATGATTGTCTCCATTTGGGTTACAGGTGCATTTCATGAAGATGGATTTGCGGATGTATGCGATGGATTCGGTGGAGGATGGACCAAAGAGAAGATATTGACAATCATGAAAGATTCTGCAATAGGAGCATATGGAGCCATAGGAATCATGCTACTACTGGCATTAAAGTTCCTTCTACTTCGAGATCTGAACCCATCTACCCTATTACCTATATTAATCATGGGACATACTTGGAGTCGATTTAGCTCTGTTGCAATCATATACACCAGCATCTATACAAGAATGGACGACAGTTCGAAGTCAAAACCTTTGAGAGAGAATCGTATTTCGATAAAAGAGTTACTCATTGCATTCTCATTTACACTCATCCCTTGTATCTTTGTACCATGGCAGATGGTTTTATCCATGACAATACTTCCCTTCATAACCTCTTGGTTGTGTCGCCGATTCTTTTATAAATGGATCGGTGGATATACAGGAGATTGTCTTGGAGCCAACCAACAGCTTGTAGAGATAGCAATCTATTTATCTGCCGTATTATTTCAAACTATTTAG
- a CDS encoding cobyric acid synthase produces MKKLRPIMLVGTGSDVGKSIVNTAICRILLQDGYSPAPYKAQNMSLNSFATPDGFEIGRAQAVQAEACRIDCNTDMNPILLKPSGEKMSQVVLNGKPIGNRSAIEYFRDGNNKILEEAAHAAFDKIASQYNPIVLEGAGSISELNLRHRDMTNMAMAVYADAATYLVADIDRGGVFGSVYGSIALLSTEERAQIEGIIINKFRGDITLFEEGRKILHEITGVPVVGVIPAYKDIYIEEEDSVSLACKAKYAQDGMVNIAVILLDKMANFTDFSVLERDERVNLFYTNNLLEIDKADIIIIPGSKNTLADLQELKENGVAKAIVAAHRNGKSVIGICGGYQMMGLRIHDPEGIEGSIAQLPGLGLLDIETTMTNEKVTTQTTFRYKHYDTDCHGYEIHMGRASFGEQVSPLNQTQEGQEGVMSSDRCWGSYIHGILDNPTVIEDILSPYVAEKREIEEDYATFKDRQYDLLADHFREYLDLETIYKSVTKEK; encoded by the coding sequence ATGAAGAAGTTAAGACCAATTATGTTGGTAGGCACGGGATCTGATGTCGGGAAAAGTATTGTAAATACAGCCATATGTAGAATACTCCTTCAGGATGGATATTCTCCTGCACCATACAAAGCACAAAATATGTCGCTCAATAGTTTCGCAACCCCTGATGGTTTCGAAATTGGTAGAGCACAAGCAGTACAGGCTGAAGCTTGTAGGATTGATTGCAATACGGATATGAACCCAATACTACTCAAACCTTCAGGCGAGAAGATGTCACAGGTAGTACTCAATGGGAAACCGATAGGTAATAGATCGGCTATAGAATATTTCAGAGATGGAAACAATAAGATTCTAGAAGAGGCTGCCCACGCTGCATTTGACAAGATCGCATCTCAATATAATCCTATTGTTCTAGAGGGGGCTGGTTCTATTTCGGAACTGAACTTACGTCATCGTGATATGACCAATATGGCCATGGCAGTCTATGCCGATGCAGCCACATATCTTGTTGCAGATATTGATAGAGGGGGGGTCTTTGGTAGTGTATATGGATCCATAGCACTTTTATCTACTGAAGAGAGAGCACAAATAGAAGGTATTATAATCAATAAGTTCAGAGGAGATATCACCCTTTTTGAGGAGGGACGCAAAATACTTCATGAGATCACTGGGGTGCCTGTCGTTGGGGTAATTCCTGCATACAAAGACATATATATAGAAGAGGAAGATTCCGTTTCACTTGCTTGTAAAGCCAAATATGCACAAGATGGGATGGTAAATATCGCAGTGATCCTACTGGATAAGATGGCCAACTTTACCGACTTCTCTGTTTTGGAGAGAGACGAGAGAGTAAATCTGTTTTACACAAACAACTTATTAGAGATTGACAAAGCAGATATTATCATTATTCCTGGATCGAAAAACACCCTAGCGGATCTGCAAGAGTTAAAAGAGAATGGGGTCGCAAAAGCAATTGTTGCAGCTCATCGCAATGGCAAAAGTGTCATTGGTATTTGTGGTGGATACCAAATGATGGGGCTAAGAATTCATGATCCAGAAGGTATTGAAGGCTCTATTGCACAACTCCCCGGTTTAGGGCTACTAGACATAGAAACCACCATGACGAATGAAAAAGTGACCACCCAAACGACCTTCCGATACAAACACTATGATACGGATTGTCATGGCTATGAAATCCATATGGGACGCGCTTCATTCGGAGAACAGGTATCTCCATTGAATCAGACACAAGAGGGACAAGAAGGAGTCATGAGCTCTGACAGATGTTGGGGTAGTTATATTCATGGAATCCTTGACAATCCAACAGTAATAGAAGATATTCTATCGCCTTATGTCGCAGAAAAGAGAGAAATTGAAGAGGATTATGCTACTTTTAAAGATCGACAATATGACCTTCTTGCAGATCATTTTAGAGAGTATCTAGACCTAGAGACAATATATAAATCAGTAACTAAAGAGAAGTAA